The DNA sequence TGCGCGACAAACCCCACGTGAATATAGGAACCATCGGCCATGTGGACCACGGCAAGACCACACTGACTGCGGCCATCACGAAAAGTGAGTGGGTGGGGGGGAGCGGGGTGCGTCCGGCTGCAGGAACCTGGAGccagggaatggaactcaggcgaGATACGGTTTGGAAGGTGCCGGAGACGTTCATTATCTTGAACTTGTAGAGCTTTTTGATGCGCACATTGGAAGATCTTGAATGGACTTGAGCCGCGTGAAATGATCTTCAAGGAGAGGCTGTCCTGGAGAAGTCGCAGGGCAGACTCTTGCAACACTATTatcaattctttctgtctccccaaAGCTGAAGAATTAGTGATTTTAGGGAGGGGGTGCCATGGAAACTATCTTTCCGGATTGTCCTTTAGGTGGGAGGGGCCCCTGGGTGTGGCCTGAGCCCTACTGGTCTCTTGAGAAGTTGTGtgttcttttccttccattaGTTCTAGCTGAGGGAGGTGGGGCTAAGTTCAAGAAGTACGAGGAGATAGACAATGCACCGGAGGAGCGAGCTCGAGGTATCACCATCAACGCAGCCCATGTGGAGTATAGCACTGCTGCCCGTCACTATGCCCATACAGACTGCCCGGGTCACGCAGATTATGTTAAGGTGAGGGTTCTTGAGGACAGATGGAACTTGCTTCTGGCCAAGATGAATAGGAAGCTTGAAGGGAGGAGGTTAAGGTTGtaggaatgggggctggagagaagactcggtatgtaagagtgcttgctgcccatccctgtaaccccagctcagAGGGGGATGAGAGGATTTTGGGGCTCCTTGCCCAGCCAGTCTAACTGTAAAACGgaactctgagttcagtgagagattgtcTCGCAGAAATAAGGTCTGAAGAGTAATAATAAAAGAGGACACCAGATGTCTTTTTTAGGTTTTCACACACGTgcagcatgcatatacacacacacacgcacacacacaccacccatatACCTGAAAAAAATTGTGGAACTGTTTGGATATGAGGTCAGTGATTTGTAGCCATGATAATAGGAGGTGAGatgacagaggaagtggggaggctCACTATCTTAACAGTTATTCATAGGTAAATCAATATGGATCTGAAAAGGTCCTCAAGGCTGTCTATCTTCCTCTCCCTAACCCAGAATATGATCACAGGCACTGCTCCCCTAGATGGCTGTATCCTGGTGGTGGCAGCTAATGATGGTCCTATGCCCCAGACCCGAGAGCACTTATTACTGGCTAAACAGGTACTTGTGTCTAGGTGGGGatgaaaggagaaagtggagacTCAGCAACTTGGTATATCATCTCTGCCCCTTTCCCATCTGCAGATTGGGGTAGAGCACGTGGTGGTGTATGTGAACAAGGCAGATGCTGTCCAGGACTCTGAGATGGTGGAGCTAGTGGAGCTGGAGATCCGAGAACTGCTCACTGAGTTTGGCTATAAAGGGGAGGAGGCTCCTGTCATTGTAGGCTCTGCTCTCTGTGCCCTTGAGGTAAAGGCAGGGTCAGGCTGTGGTTTGGTAGGGATGGGATagagctttgtttattttttcttcctggtaaggtctcactccaggctgacctggagttcactacatagcctcagagtggcgttgaactcactgtgatcctttggagtgctgggattaagggcatgcatcaccacgcctgtttttttttttttttttttttagaactttaaaaaatttttttttaatttttattagcattttccatgattaacaTCTagcttatgggtcctggggaactcgggtcattaggcttacaggcaaggatttattttttcatttctttgcaagcagagagagctagccAGAATGGGCTcaacatggcctctagccactgcaaaggaactccagatgcatgtgccacattgtgcatttggctccatgtggatactggggaattgaacctgggacctttggctttgcaggaaattgccttaacctctaagccatctctccagcccccaggcaagcatcttaaccattgtggacctgagccatctctgcaatccttgttgtttttttttttttttttttttttttcttttttcattttttaggtatagcatctcattctagcttaggctcacctggaattcactgtgtagctccaggctggcctccaactcacaatgattcttctACTTTTACCTCCCaattgctagaattaaaggtgtggccaccacGACAAGCTTTATATTTgcgaggggagagagaatgagaatgggcataccagggcctcttgccacttagAACTTTGTTCTGTGCTTAAGTTTTGATGAGAGAAGCAAACATTTCAGAGTCCTGTCACCTCCCCTCAACAGCAACGTGACCCAGAGCTGGGCGTGAAGTCAGTGCAGAAGCTGCTGGATGCTGTGGACACTTACATCCCAGTGCCCACCCGGGACTTGGAGAAACCCTTCCTGCTGCCTGTAGAATCAGTTTACTCTATCCCTGGTgaggactgctcacttaccccatCTGCAGAGTGGCTGTCTAACCTGGTGTCCCTGATCATCCTGTCTGCTTTCTCCCAGGCCGGGGCACAGTGGTGACAGGTACACTAGAGCGTGGCATTTTGAAGAAGGGAGACGAGTGTGAGTTCCTGGGGCATAGCAAGAACATTCGCACTGTGGTGACAGGTACGGGAAGGAAGCCTTGTAATCGCAGGGTCTGGCTCCAGCGTGGCCTTTCCCCTTGTGGACCTGTGCCTTGGACCccttctcttctgtcttcttcctccTAGGCATTGAGATGTTCCACAAGAGCCTAgagagggcagaggcaggagataaCCTGGGGGCTCTGGTCCGAGGCTTGAAGCGGGAGGACTTGAGGCGTGGTCTTGTGATGGTCAAGCCAGGCTCTATCCAGCCCCACCAGAAAGTGGATGCACAGGTGAGGGCTCCAGGTGATTGTGGGCAGGGTTGAGCCAAGTTATCCCCTGCATGGAGCTTCCAGCTAAGCCTTGTTCTCTTCCTTCACTGTTTTCCAGGTTTACATCCTCAGCAAGGAAGAGGGCGGTCGCCACAAACCCTTTGTATCCCATTTCATGCCTGTCATGTTCTCCTTGACTTGGGACATGGCCTGTCGTGTCATCTTGCCTCCAGGGAAGGTACGGGTTGGAAATGGGAAGAAATGATAAGGTATTCTTTCTAGCTCTGTCTGAAGATTGTAGCATGACACTCTGGATAGCCTTTTCCTTCAGTGAATAGAGACTTCTGCCTCCGAAAATAAGCACTCCAGAAGGAAGGCTGTGGCATTGGAGGGGTGGGTCCCTAGATTGGAGTCATAGTAGCCTTTGTCCAGGGAAACTCTTGACATATACGAGGTCACTGGGAAGGATGAAGCTGTTCCCAGGCAGAACCCTCTTCCTGCTAGACATGGCAGTCAGAAGTTAAAGAACGCAGGTGCCCTGATGATGGCTGTGCCCTGTCGTTCTCTTCCCCTACAGGAACTTGCCATGCCTGGGGAGGACCTGAAGCTCAGCCTCATCTTGCGGCAGCCCATGATCTTAGAAAAAGGCCAGCGTTTCACCCTGCGTGATGGCAACAAGACCATTGGCACTGGCCTTGTCACTGACACACCAGCCATGACCGAAGAGGACAAGAACCTCAAGTGGAGTTGAGCCTGGACTTTTGTTTAAGTTGAACTGCTCTGTCGTGGTCAGTGTTCTTCCTGTTTCAGATGCCCCCTGTGGACACAAGCTACGACTAAGCTGAGTGTAATTAGATGGACATTCCCCCACACAAGGGGTGACCTGTCAGGTGAGACAGGCCAATAAATTTCTGTGAATACTAAGATGGCGGGTGTCTCATGTCCTTTGTGTAATTTGGAGAGGTGGGGAATGAACTCAACTCTCTTCAAAGCCATCCTCACTGCTCAAAGCCATCCTCACTGCTGTGAGAGCCTGAGAAAAGGAATCTAGTCCAGTGAGCTTTGTGTTAACTGCCTAGCAAAATATTTCAGTAGCATATTGAATATTTTCTCGGATTGGGACAAATTGGTCATCACCAAGGAGCTCAGGTGTCTTCCTTTACTGTCTGCtaggttgtgtgtgcatgttctcaGCAAGCTGTCATTCCTGGTGTGCTCTCACTGCTGCTTCCGAGTACTCAGGTTCGAGTGCAGCTTGGTGGTCGTATGGTGCATTCATCTAGCTTGCATGACAGCTTCAGTCCCCAGTTCCATCATGCACAAAAAACTTGATTTTCAGCATTTGAGattaaattaagagaaaaaaaaaacaaaacaaaagctatttCTTGCCAGATGGTGCAcatccttagtcccagcactacggaggcagaggaagattgctgtgagttcgaggtcaccctgagactacatagtgaattccaggtcagtctgagctagagtagaccctactttgaaaaactaaagcaaaaactgtctctaaataaataaataaataaataaataaataaataaagcaacagaacccacataagctagttgCATATGGTGGCAAAtgttgtctagagttcatttgcaatagctagaggccctgttttcCCTCATAAACAGTTGTACCACTCACCAAGGATTTGTATGCTCTAGGTTTCCGTTAGGCTTAGATCCTACAGAATGAATATACCAGATGATCTACTTGGGCACCTAGTAGGTAATACTCTTGGGCCCAACCCAAGCTTTATTGCAGAACCGAAATCTATGATTCAAAGCAAACAAATCTAAGGTAGATATAGAAAATTTGTAAaaacaactggggctggagagatggcttagcagttagggtgcttgcttataaaagtctggagctggccatggtggcgcatgcctttagttctagcactcaggattgccatgtgtttgagaccaccctgagactagtgaactctaggtctgctagagcaagaccctacctgggggagggaTTTGATGGAGTTTGtagtggtgccacatgcctttaatcccagcacttgggaggcacaggtaggatcactgaaagttggaagcaagcctgagactatatagtgaactctaggtcagcctgggctagagtctactttgaaaaaccaaaaagtaaatttaGGGCTGTAGAGgtcttaacggttaaggtgtttgcttgcaaagccaaaggaccacgatttgactccccagaacccatgtaagctagatgcacaagataatcacatgcatctggagatcatttacagtggctggaggccctggcacacccattctttctgcctctttttctcaacatattaaaagatttaaaaaaatgagctgtcaccagtgaaaatactcaacagtggacactgcaagccttttaattggccagccagcccaaatgagtcaacaggtgcaatagtggtacatctgtcatggtggaaaccaactgccctccaattggaggcccactccatgggggggggggggatacatccctgatactgaaaacttaaaacgggggtagtcatgagccctaggggtgttaacatctgctgatgtcttgataagtgtatatactatgcttatcaaactgcctagtaagcacttctcttaatatttatacccttatattaacactactctcactttgggtagagaatcttttcagatggcagtaaccttggcatgactcagaaggtaccacagtgctggaaagaagtgactggagtactgagtaacatctcgatcccaccttccaaggctcagggtctaatgcggaagaggtggcggaaagaatgtaagagccaaaggaagggtaggactccttacaacatgctcctccagacacaaaatggtctggatattcatgacctcactgtgcctgacactacctacacaagaccatcataagaggaaaagatcatgacatcaaaataaaaaagactgagatggggaggggatatgatggagagtagaatttcaaaggggatttcaaagttgggggaggagggtattaccatgggatattttttgatcatggaaaatgtaaaaaacggtcagggctggagagatggcttagcagttacgcacttgcctgtgaagcctaaggaccctggttcaaggctcaattccataggacccacgttagccaaatgcacaagggggcgaacacatctggagttcgtttgcagtggctgaaagccctggcacgtccattctgtatgtctctgtcactctcaaataaataaataaaagccagctgggtgtggtggtgcatgcctttaatcctagcacttgggaagcagagatagggttGTCTTGAGTTGggagactaaattccaggtcagcctggggtggagtgagaatctacctcaaacaaaaaaaaaggggggggggaactggagggatagcttagaggttaaggtttgcctgcaaagccaaaagacccaggttcgattcctcaggacccatgtaagccagatgcacatgatggcacatgtgtctgtaggcccagatgttcccattctctctcaaataaatcactgccctgagactacatacagaattccaggtcaggctgagctacagaCCGTacttcacaaaaccaaaaacaaagcaacaacaaaaaaaacacattatttctacactttttttttaaaattttttatttatttgagagcgacagacacagagagaaagacagatagagggggggagagagaatgggcgcgccagggcttccagcctctgcaaacgaactccagacacgtgcgcccccttgtgcatctggctaaagtgggacctggggaactgagcctcaaaccagggtccttaggcttcacaggcaagtgcttaaccactaagccatctctccagccctatttctacaCTCTTATCTTGTCCCTTATTTAGCTCCCATTCTTGTTGACCTAAATCTGGTTTCCTAACCCAGTCTTTTCTCACTAGTGACTTCATACACAGGTCATTCATACCCTAGTGATACTAACTTCCAATGGCCACAAATTCTAAAAAACATTCAACTAAGAGGTTGACAGAATTCCAAAGATACATACACTTAACAAGTTGCCCAATTACCCGCAACCTGAGTTGCTTGCCACACATAACTTCCAGATTCCACCTTCCAATGAACTAACTGAAGTAAGAAACAAACTACATTAAGTTTAAgttagtttaaaattttattttttttatttatttttcatatttttatgtaataaaaagtaaaagtccTTGAGgcatcatctgtctgtctctcacgcAGGACACTCAAGTTAATGGGGAAGAAAGAACAGGGGGCCCAAGTCTGAGgttataaataatagaaaataaaagatctTCCATCTCCAGCGGGGGAATAGATGAGGATGGGAGGGCAAGATTGGGTGGGACCCCGCAGGGGCAGAGCAggaaccccacccccacccccgctggACCCTGGCCCTGCCCAGTTCTAGACCCCACCCAATCAAGGTGCTTGGCAGGAATTCCCCAGCTCCCCCAGGGAaagggggttggggtggggggctgggacTGGTCCGAGCTGCTGGGGGAAGAGACATAGATCCCTCTTCCCGCCACTCATGGAAGTCTCAGGTCGCGGCCAGGACAATCTTCAGTTCCCcggggggtggaaggggagctgCTGGGAGGGATGAGATTGAACTGgttggaggggagagagaagagagcaggaGCATTAGAACCCGAGCAGCTGTCCCTCTGTCAATGCGTCCAGGGGGCGGAGGGGTGTGGGGAGGAGCGGTCTCCTCCAGGTGTCTCAGGGGGCTGTCAGAAGCACAGGTCAATCGCTGTTTCCCAGTAGGCCAGAGCCCTTACTCAGGTGCCCAGCTCAGCCCCCCATGCCCCAGTCTGGACCTGTCTGCTGCGCTGACCTTACCTCGGCTAAGTCAGGAGACAGTCGGGGTCActgagagctggggaggcagtggGGAGGGGGGCTGCTGGATCACAACTGAGCGAGGACGGAGGGAAGCAAAGGACAGAGCCAGGAGCAAGCCCCTGGCGGCGGCGACTGTGGCTTCTGCCCACCCTACATACTTCACAGACAGGCGTAGGTCGGCAGGCGCCCTCTGGGACAGCCCTGCCTCCAAGACCCCTCAATCCCCACCCAGAACCCGTGCATCCTGCCCCACCTGCAGCCCCTCAGCTCTTCCATGCCAAATTCCCCCAGCTAACGAGAACTCACGAATCCTGTCATCGGCTCCTCCTGGAAATCCAGGCGCCTGTCCAGGCTGCTCACCTTGGGGGTGTCCGATGTAGGGGTAGGGTGAGGGTGTGGAAGCTGAGAGTGCAGGTACCCCACTCGGGGGCACCGCGCCTTGGGGGGGGCCCCCATGGCCCTGGGGGGGGTGCAGCAGCATCACCTGGGGCGGGTGGGGAGCCCCAGGGTGTGGGGGCGGGGCTGCTGTGACTCCAGTTTGGACATGGGCCTATAGAACAGAAAGTACCAAATTTATGAAGGGCTCTGAGAATCCTATCAGGGCAGCCCTGCAAGAGTACAGGGACTCCCAAGTGGGACTGCCCCAGGTCAGGTCCTCTTTAGGGCTCCTACCTGGGTAACATGGGCCATGTTTGTGAAGCCGTGGGGCAGCTGCTGGTGGGGATGAATGGCATACACAGCAGCTGGTTGGGGAAAGCTGCTTTGAGGGGACTGGGCAGAAGGTCCCGGTGGTAGAGAGGGCGGTGTGCCTGTCAGGGCCCCTGGATGGTACAGGTTCTGCTGTGGCTGACCACTACCCAGGTGTGGAGCCTGTCCCGCCTGGTGCTGTCAGGGAGTAGAGGAGGAAGCATGAGTGAGTGTAACCCACTCATAGGGCTACTCAGGCTAGCCATTCactcgttttattttatttttttttatttttgttttttttcaaggtagggtttcactctagcccaggctgacctggaactcactatggagtctcaggatggcctggaacttatagcaatcctcctacttctggagtgctgggttaaaggcgtgcacagctACACCCAGCTCATTCAACCATTTCTGCCCCACCCACTCAACAACCCCCCACCCCACGACAAGCACCTGGACGGGACTGGGGGCCGCATGTTGGGACTGCGGCTGGCTCCCAGTAGGCGTTGTGGCCGGCTGTGGCTGGTGGCCATGGAGCTGTGTGGCATGGTGTGGATAGGACTGGTGAACAGTGGCTGCcaagaggaaaaagaggaggtCCCGTGCTAAGCACAAATGGGTGAAATCATACAGTCCATGGCAGGAAAGAGGGCCCTGTGACTCACCATAGAGGGCTTGAGGGGTGGGCTGCTCTGCAGAAGGGTACTGAGGAGTAGAGGAGGACACAATGGCCTGTGGGTGGCTACCAGAGGTCAGCATACGGGGGTTACTCTGAAGCATAGGGGCAAACACCGGCTGTTGGCACAAAGAATGAAGCAGTCAGTAGAGCAGCCTGGAAGTGTGTACTACCAGCTAACAGGTACAACACTGCTTGAACCTCAGCAATTACCTAAAGTTCTGACATTACAGAGGGAAAAACTGAGATGCAAGGTGTTCAACAAACAGCAGTAATTCCTACCATAGCCAAATCTGATACCAATCCCACCCAGAGCACCAATGCCTGCCTCCCTCAGGTTGAATGTAAGACATGAAGATGAGCTCCCTATATCCCCTTCCCTCCTGTGCCCCATCACCTGTGAAGGGTAGTGGGCCATAGGCTGCATCATGGCAGGCTGCCCTGGGAACTGCTGCGGGTTGTAGGGGATATAGGAAGAATATGGTGTAGCAGCAACCAGGGGaggaccagcagcagcagctgcggCTGCAGCAGCTGCAGCCTGCATCATCGGAGGGGCCGAGGCTGGTTGGTGCTGGTCAGAGCGCTGCGGGGGGAGGGAGCCTGCAAGTAAAGGTTAAACAGTACAGAGTTCAAATTCCACCTACTTGGAGAAAACAGGCAACCCACCAACTAACTGCCCATCCCAGCCATGCTCACCTTTTGCACCTCGGTACTTGCCCTGCTGCCCAGGCACTGAATTGGATACAGGATATGGATACATCTGAGGTGCCTAGATAGAGACAACAGATGAGGCTTCAATAGCTTGCTCACCATCTAGGACAGGCCAAAGCTGggcccattcagtctctctcccACCTGCACAGCTGGTCCCATGTGGATCTGAGGTATATAGGAGATGTATTGGGGGCTATAAAGCCCACTCTGGCCTGCTGTCAGCACCGGGATGGAAGGAGTTGAATGAGTACGAGGCCCTGGTGAAGTTGGAGTACTAGTGGATTTGTTCTGTAAGagacaaaagaggaaaataatttatttctatgcCTACCCTCACCCTCTTTAATTATCAGATAGCACTCTGCATTTTTTTCTTGGTCATGTCCCTTTTTCCCAAAACCAATCACCTGCTGCCATCCCTAGACTGCCACACTCCTCTCATCTCACTGCAGGACAGTCCACTGTGCTGGCAATGAGATGATGCCCTGCCTTACTGCATGCACCCTCAACACTCGACCATTCCACCATCCCATCTCACCACAGACAGCAGAGGCTTTGTGGGATTGAATTCCTTGGCATTGGGGTTCAACGTTGACTTCTTTACTTGTCTGTAAGAGGAAATGAAGTCAGCTCTTGGGGTTCATCCTTCACTAGCCAATAGCCACCCACACTTTACCACACCCACCACTTACTCAGCAACAGGGCTCTCATCTTTGTCATCTCCCTTGATAAGGCCCACTGGGGGGCTGCCAGTTTGGCTAGGGCAAGGTGGTGGGGGCTGCTCTGGCCCCTCAGTGCCTCCTATTGCTGTCAAGGATGGTTTGTCTTCCTTATCCGATACTGATTCTGTCTTGGAGGAGACTGGGGACCCCATGGACTCTGAAGTCAATATACCATccacctctttctcctttcctttggcCTCCTCCTTTAAGATTCGAGGAGGAAAGGgatccaggctggtctcagaggAGCTACTAGGCTGAAGCTGAGAGAGACATACATATCATACTGTCCGCCTGTTGCAGACTCCAGACCCTACTTCCTCCCATCATCCTTGCTTAAATTCTTCTCTCCCACCCACTTGGCCCCTTTGCCTCCCTTCAAAATCCTATGCACACGCCCATATCCTGCAGACATCTTAGCTCCTTTCCACACTTCACTAACCTTAAACTGGGCCCCAAACTTCCTCAGTTCTTCAAGCTGAAATCGTTTCTGTTCATTCTGAAGGCCAGGGACTATGAGAAAAAAGTGAATACAGTAAATTTATCAAAAGTTGCCTCATAGGACTATTAGTCCAGAGTactaaaaactaaagaaaacagACACTTTTAAGAATCCTAAGCCCACCTCATGGGatagaattcatgcctggtgctaAAAAcataatcaggggctggagagatggttcagcagttaaaggacaCTTAATAGCAAAACCTGTGGGCCTGGgtaagattccccagtacccatgttaaagccagacacacatgcctttaatggtATCACTtgaaaggccaaggtaggaggactgctgagttcaaggacagcctgagactacatggtgattccgggtcagcccgggctagaccaagaccctactaCCTcggaggaaaaaataaagaatgcaagagccaaaggaaggggaagactgctttgtaatactgtcttccagacaaagaggccttggcattcatgaccttacagtggctgaaactACACAAGGGGGAAAAATGAGGGCATCAAAACAGACCAGGGAGTAGTAGGAAAGAGGAGATGCAAGACAggaatggtggcatatacctttaatcccagcacttgggaggctgaggcaggaggatcactttaagggaggccaccctgagactacacagtgaattccaggtcagcctgggctagagaccctatctccaaaaaaagagagattcaGTTGTAGAGGGAGATAGGGTAGGGGAAACAAAGGGTAGTAGAAAACGATTATGATCATGGTTTACGTATTGTATATGTTTATAgaggttgtc is a window from the Jaculus jaculus isolate mJacJac1 chromosome 12, mJacJac1.mat.Y.cur, whole genome shotgun sequence genome containing:
- the Atxn2l gene encoding ataxin-2-like protein isoform X8, which translates into the protein MLKPQPPQQTSQPQQPPPTQQAVARRPTGGSSPPNGGLPGPLATNAATPGPPASASPCLGPASASGSGLRRAAEGILTPPPQHQERPGAAAVGSTRGQSTGKGPPQSPVFEGVYNNSRMLHFLTAVVGSTCDVKVKNGTTYEGIFKTLSSKFELAVDAVHRKASEPAGGPRREDIVDTMVFKPSDVMLVHFRNVDFNYATKDKFTDSAIAMNSKVNGEHKEKVLQRWEGGDSNSDDYDLESDMSNGWDPNEMFKFNEENYGVKTTYDSSLSSYTVPLEKDNSEEFRQRELRAAQLAREIESSPQYRLRIAMENDDGRTEEEKHSAVQRQGSGRESPSLTSREGKYIPLPQRVREGPRGGVRCSSSRGGRPGLSSLPPRGPHHLDNSSPGPGSEARGINGGPSRMSPKAQRPLRGAKTLSSPNSRPSGEASVPPSAVGRMYPPRSPKSAAPAPVSASCPEPPIGSAVASSASSIPVTSSVMDPGAGSISPASPKISLAPTDVKELTTKEPGRTLEPQELARIAGKVPGLQNEQKRFQLEELRKFGAQFKLQPSSSSETSLDPFPPRILKEEAKGKEKEVDGILTSESMGSPVSSKTESVSDKEDKPSLTAIGGTEGPEQPPPPCPSQTGSPPVGLIKGDDKDESPVAEQVKKSTLNPNAKEFNPTKPLLSVNKSTSTPTSPGPRTHSTPSIPVLTAGQSGLYSPQYISYIPQIHMGPAVQAPQMYPYPVSNSVPGQQGKYRGAKGSLPPQRSDQHQPASAPPMMQAAAAAAAAAAAGPPLVAATPYSSYIPYNPQQFPGQPAMMQPMAHYPSQPVFAPMLQSNPRMLTSGSHPQAIVSSSTPQYPSAEQPTPQALYATVHQSYPHHATQLHGHQPQPATTPTGSQPQSQHAAPSPVQHQAGQAPHLGSGQPQQNLYHPGALTGTPPSLPPGPSAQSPQSSFPQPAAVYAIHPHQQLPHGFTNMAHVTQAHVQTGVTAAPPPHPGAPHPPQVMLLHPPQGHGGPPQGAVPPSGVPALSASTPSPYPYIGHPQGEQPGQAPGFPGGADDRILQSHPSQQLPFHPPGN
- the Atxn2l gene encoding ataxin-2-like protein isoform X4 — translated: MLKPQPPQQTSQPQQPPPTQQAVARRPTGGSSPPNGGLPGPLATNAATPGPPASASPCLGPASASGSGLRRAAEGILTPPPQHQERPGAAAVGSTRGQSTGKGPPQSPVFEGVYNNSRMLHFLTAVVGSTCDVKVKNGTTYEGIFKTLSSKFELAVDAVHRKASEPAGGPRREDIVDTMVFKPSDVMLVHFRNVDFNYATKDKFTDSAIAMNSKVNGEHKEKVLQRWEGGDSNSDDYDLESDMSNGWDPNEMFKFNEENYGVKTTYDSSLSSYTVPLEKDNSEEFRQRELRAAQLAREIESSPQYRLRIAMENDDGRTEEEKHSAVQRQGSGRESPSLTSREGKYIPLPQRVREGPRGGVRCSSSRGGRPGLSSLPPRGPHHLDNSSPGPGSEARGINGGPSRMSPKAQRPLRGAKTLSSPNSRPSGEASVPPSAALPFLPVGRMYPPRSPKSAAPAPVSASCPEPPIGSAVASSASSIPVTSSVMDPGAGSISPASPKISLAPTDVKELTTKEPGRTLEPQELARIAGKVPGLQNEQKRFQLEELRKFGAQFKLQPSSSSETSLDPFPPRILKEEAKGKEKEVDGILTSESMGSPVSSKTESVSDKEDKPSLTAIGGTEGPEQPPPPCPSQTGSPPVGLIKGDDKDESPVAEQVKKSTLNPNAKEFNPTKPLLSVNKSTSTPTSPGPRTHSTPSIPVLTAGQSGLYSPQYISYIPQIHMGPAVQAPQMYPYPVSNSVPGQQGKYRGAKGSLPPQRSDQHQPASAPPMMQAAAAAAAAAAAGPPLVAATPYSSYIPYNPQQFPGQPAMMQPMAHYPSQPVFAPMLQSNPRMLTSGSHPQAIVSSSTPQYPSAEQPTPQALYATVHQSYPHHATQLHGHQPQPATTPTGSQPQSQHAAPSPVQHQAGQAPHLGSGQPQQNLYHPGALTGTPPSLPPGPSAQSPQSSFPQPAAVYAIHPHQQLPHGFTNMAHVTQAHVQTGVTAAPPPHPGAPHPPQVMLLHPPQGHGGPPQGAVPPSGVPALSASTPSPYPYIGHPQVCRVGRSHSRRRQGLAPGSVLCFPPSSLSCDPAAPLPTASPALSDPDCLLT
- the Atxn2l gene encoding ataxin-2-like protein isoform X1, which produces MLKPQPPQQTSQPQQPPPTQQAVARRPTGGSSPPNGGLPGPLATNAATPGPPASASPCLGPASASGSGLRRAAEGILTPPPQHQERPGAAAVGSTRGQSTGKGPPQSPVFEGVYNNSRMLHFLTAVVGSTCDVKVKNGTTYEGIFKTLSSKFELAVDAVHRKASEPAGGPRREDIVDTMVFKPSDVMLVHFRNVDFNYATKDKFTDSAIAMNSKVNGEHKEKVLQRWEGGDSNSDDYDLESDMSNGWDPNEMFKFNEENYGVKTTYDSSLSSYTVPLEKDNSEEFRQRELRAAQLAREIESSPQYRLRIAMENDDGRTEEEKHSAVQRQGSGRESPSLTSREGKYIPLPQRVREGPRGGVRCSSSRGGRPGLSSLPPRGPHHLDNSSPGPGSEARGINGGPSRMSPKAQRPLRGAKTLSSPNSRPSGEASVPPSAALPFLPVGRMYPPRSPKSAAPAPVSASCPEPPIGSAVASSASSIPVTSSVMDPGAGSISPASPKISLAPTDVKELTTKEPGRTLEPQELARIAGKVPGLQNEQKRFQLEELRKFGAQFKLQPSSSSETSLDPFPPRILKEEAKGKEKEVDGILTSESMGSPVSSKTESVSDKEDKPSLTAIGGTEGPEQPPPPCPSQTGSPPVGLIKGDDKDESPVAEQVKKSTLNPNAKEFNPTKPLLSVNKSTSTPTSPGPRTHSTPSIPVLTAGQSGLYSPQYISYIPQIHMGPAVQAPQMYPYPVSNSVPGQQGKYRGAKGSLPPQRSDQHQPASAPPMMQAAAAAAAAAAAGPPLVAATPYSSYIPYNPQQFPGQPAMMQPMAHYPSQPVFAPMLQSNPRMLTSGSHPQAIVSSSTPQYPSAEQPTPQALYATVHQSYPHHATQLHGHQPQPATTPTGSQPQSQHAAPSPVQHQAGQAPHLGSGQPQQNLYHPGALTGTPPSLPPGPSAQSPQSSFPQPAAVYAIHPHQQLPHGFTNMAHVTQAHVQTGVTAAPPPHPGAPHPPQVMLLHPPQGHGGPPQGAVPPSGVPALSASTPSPYPYIGHPQGEQPGQAPGFPGGADDRILCRVGRSHSRRRQGLAPGSVLCFPPSSLSCDPAAPLPTASPALSDPDCLLT